A single Trypanosoma brucei gambiense DAL972 chromosome 9, complete sequence DNA region contains:
- a CDS encoding huntingtin interacting protein (HIP), putative, with protein sequence MWVFRDRMMERGGQSFPLAHYLQHEEQNDVPLPEPHMLLLCGRTFHESLGGDWLFPSVVTFLLGGADVNARDKDGATALHVAVTQGNDIATVCTLGREPFLGECSNEMIIRFLIDNGADINARNASGETPLMVAAAKGNITAMRLLLERGAVITQRDDAGYTVLHHASRSPFSLQLLQCFVDSLLHQVVSEDLLHFVCQKGGKGANFVILFLVEQLGMDVNAREGECVKASTGEELKPEETSVMSAVAVRSSYTPLHRAVLGGDVALVCALLSCGADVNQTDVIGLTALQLAANNAGVSAVGGSWLQRFVNIRSLWCPTAAERRVRSKEVYNLLKAYCKETSLSGREALLQRFACGNSPSQNLLSFEGALVFADGLIVVHALMVLCATLTNEMILIRGAALFSLFVSFRLSSRNFHTTEAKSLYPAGCFVGYTIALAGCCVYQLHYVSRQPTPSGLYCIFTLLCGVGSLLCGAIVARRDPLVVNSTPAQRAAIHKTVFCAKGVLPDETKTTFDTQCMVRKPLRAQRCQYTNRIVLRYDHYCPWLANSIGAGNHRLYVTVLVVHAIFLVSMWLLVGWSSSRISPGGTTLQRLSEAYMMPVLPVVLIGVTIMLLRQLWYISRGVTMYDVQHPSQCLWCFQLGARTYSLFDAGTVENLRGFFMLREDFAKCEYLVPGISSRLKDIVKKHQEMQLPCGDHCEGHLPTDAANSQHQPSMPSSYVDANLLRFEQLTRSISVNKAAQEADALPSSSVVNAPSVSASGIDDAAMRLFQRMVQSNSADVTVTDIKADITPSEWQTVESRAREMFSFFVESMKGSTVPSA encoded by the coding sequence ATGTGGGTCTTTCGCGACCGAATGATGGAGCGTGGTGGTCAGTCCTTCCCTCTTGCACATTATCTGCAGCACGAGGAGCAGAATGATGTCCCGCTACCCGAGCCTCACATGTTACTGCTGTGTGGTCGTACGTTTCATGAATCTCTAGGTGGGGACTGGTTGTTTCCGTCTGTGGTGACATTCTTGCTGGGTGGAGCTGACGTGAATGCACGGGACAAAGACGGCGCAACTGCTCTTCACGTTGCGGTGACGCAGGGGAATGACATAGCAACTGTCTGTACCCTGGGCAGGGAACCGTTCCTCGGTGAGTGCTCTAATGAAATGATAATCCGTTTTCTTATTGACAATGGAGCCGATATCAATGCTCGCAACGCCTCCGGTGAGACACCGCTGATGGTTGCAGCTGCTAAAGGGAACATTACGGCCATGCGTTTGCTATTGGAACGTGGTGCCGTTATCACGCAACGAGATGATGCAGGGTACACCGTCCTTCACCACGCCTCTCGCTCTCCATTTTCACTGCAGTTACTTCAGTGCTTCGTAGATTCCCTTCTACATCAGGTAGTAAGTGAAGACTTGCTTCACTTCGTCTGCCAAAAGGGTGGCAAAGGGGCTAATTTTGTAATCCTTTTCCTCGTTGAGCAACTTGGGATGGACGTCAATGCGCGCGAAGGCGAATGCGTAAAGGCCTCCACCGGTGAGGAACTAAAGCCTGAAGAAACCTCCGTTATGTCTGCAGTAGCGGTGCGCAGCAGTTACACCCCGTTGCATCGCGCAGTCCTTGGTGGAGACGTAGCGTTAGTGTGTGCACTCCTGAGTTGTGGAGCCGACGTGAACCAAACGGATGTAATCGGACTTACAGCATTGCAACTTGCAGCCAATAATGCTGGTGTGTCTGCAGTCGGCGGATCGTGGTTACAACGTTTTGTTAATATACGCTCTCTGTGGTGCCCAACCGCTGCGGAGAGAAGGGTTAGGTCAAAGGAGGTTTACAATTTATTAAAGGCGTATTGCAAGGAAACTTCCCTTAGTGGGCGTGAGGCGCTGCTGCAGCGTTTTGCTTGCGGCAACAGCCCATCACAGAACTTGTTATCATTCGAAGGCGCTCTGGTATTCGCTGATGGATTGATTGTTGTGCATGCTCTGATGGTTCTGTGTGCAACGTTAACGAATGAAATGATTTTAATTCGTGGTGCTGCACTCTTTAGCCTGTTCGTTAGTTTTCGCCTTAGCAGCAGAAATTTTCATACCACGGAGGCAAAGTCGCTGTACCCTGCTGGGTGTTTTGTTGGATACACGATAGCGCTGGCTGGATGCTGCGTGTATCAGTTACATTATGTGTCTAGACAACCGACTCCCTCTGGTTTGTACTGTATTTTCACCCTGTTATGTGGCGTCGGTAGCCTCCTATGTGGGGCTATCGTTGCGCGGCGGGATCCACTCGTTGTAAACTCCACCCCAGCACAGCGGGCCGCAATCCACAAAACTGTTTTTTGTGCGAAAGGCGTACTGCCAGACGAGACGAAAACAACTTTCGACACCCAATGCATGGTCAGGAAGCCGCTCCGGGCTCAGAGATGCCAGTACACAAATCGCATCGTGCTACGTTACGATCATTACTGTCCCTGGTTGGCCAATAGTATTGGTGCCGGGAACCACCGGCTGTACGTTACGGTTCTCGTGGTTCATGCCATTTTCCTGGTAAGCATGTGGCTTCTTGTTGGATGGAGTTCATCGCGTATCAGTCCTGGAGGGACCACGTTACAACGCTTGAGTGAGGCGTACATGATGCCAGTGCTTCCTGTAGTCCTCATAGGAGTAACAATAATGCTTCTTAGGCAGTTGTGGTACATTTCTCGTGGTGTTACGATGTACGATGTACAGCACCCGTCGCAGTGTTTGTGGTGTTTCCAGTTAGGTGCTCGTACGTACTCTCTCTTTGATGCCGGTACCGTGGAAAATTTACGCGGCTTCTTCATGCTTCGTGAAGACTTCGCCAAATGTGAATATCTTGTACCTGGCATCAGCTCGAGGCTAAAGGATATTGTGAAAAAACATCAGGAGATGCAGTTGCCGTGTGGCGACCACTGCGAAGGCCACTTACCTACGGATGCTGCGAACTCGCAGCATCAACCTTCTATGCCTTCTAGTTATGTTGACGCTAATCTGTTACGGTTTGAACAGCTCACAAGGAGCATAAGTGTGAATAAAGCTGCACAAGAAGCTGATGCgctcccttcttcctctgtTGTAAACGCCCCATCCGTATCAGCCTCCGGGATTGATGATGCGGCGATGCGCCTTTTTCAGAGGATGGTGCAGTCTAACAGTGCTGATGTAACTGTTACGGATATAAAGGCTGATATTACTCCATCAGAGTGGCAAACGGTGGAGTCGAGGGCGCGTGagatgttttccttttttgttgaatcCATGAAAGGCTCCACTGTGCCTAGTGCCTAG